TCCCTCCTTTGTGCTGGAGTATGACGATTTTTTACGTAATCTTAGGGTAATTGCAAACCTGCAGGAGGAGTTGCCATGCACCTTCCTGCTTGCCCTAAAGGGTTTTGGGATGCACGCAGTCTTTCCTGAGCTTGCCCTTTGTGCCAAAGGGGCCACCGCGAGTTCCCTCAATGAAGCCTTGCTCGCCTCTGAATATTTTAAGGAAGTGCACGCCTATGCCCCGGTTTACCACCCAAGCGAGTTTTCCTCCTTGGTGAAACTAGCCTCCCACGTAACGTTCAACTCTATGGATGAGTATCATCGCTATGAAAAACAGTTGGGGGGCGCGTTAGCTGGTTTGCGCATAAATCCCGAGTACTCACCGGTAAAAACCGAACTCTACAACCCCTGCAGCCCTGGTTCCCGCTTGGGAATTCCCTCTTCGCTTCTGCAAACGCTTCCTGCCGGGATTTCTGGGCTCCATGCCCATAACCTGTGTGAAAGTGGTGCAGATGCAATGGCTGAGACCTTGCAGCAGATAGAAAAACTCTATGGGCACTTGTTTCCAAGCCTCTCTTGGTTGAATCTGGGGGGTGGACATCTGG
The sequence above is a segment of the Sphaerochaeta pleomorpha str. Grapes genome. Coding sequences within it:
- the nspC gene encoding carboxynorspermidine decarboxylase yields the protein MLDVGKVVHTPSFVLEYDDFLRNLRVIANLQEELPCTFLLALKGFGMHAVFPELALCAKGATASSLNEALLASEYFKEVHAYAPVYHPSEFSSLVKLASHVTFNSMDEYHRYEKQLGGALAGLRINPEYSPVKTELYNPCSPGSRLGIPSSLLQTLPAGISGLHAHNLCESGADAMAETLQQIEKLYGHLFPSLSWLNLGGGHLVTKKGYDLPLFRKTVLDFHHRYPHIKLFFEPGAAYVWEAGVLVSEVLDMVTNNGVTTAMLDTSFAAHMPDCLEMPYTPRLRGASIYEGGEIPEGKQRVRLGGSSCLAGDWVGEYLLSDTVKVGDRLVFEDMMHYTMVKTTMFNGLSLPDIAIYRNGMYEVVKHFSYADYRNRLS